The Amphiura filiformis chromosome 12, Afil_fr2py, whole genome shotgun sequence genome includes a region encoding these proteins:
- the LOC140165978 gene encoding uncharacterized protein — protein MWWRNSEFIFAIGSFCILFSVVFGKHYRGGTIYWSAVDDNPDQVKITYRLGFKLNHIEPGHDDCTVDSKASGELLQTTGILKCDECDADGSDQKISDLEYQCTDYDYAGQWASGVNTIIYDAPRTRFNVSYENCCWIALVSHDQGSGRGWKLTSAIDLQRRPDTGRINSSPISEALPIQMMEKGCQYALQIPVIDPDNDVVRCRWPDDEHDECNKANDGVCGETPKARLNKNQCTLKFNTKKMDVGWHAVNLIIEDFVNENSTTPLSKVSLQFLLNVLDTATCNKPEVVSPPGGLCRTIPAESEFNFPLVVKVTPGRRVNSFTTLKPQGMRASEVRQLPGTYNQFYTILSWTPTVAQIGKHTLCFQATDNYNSPTDMTCMHLNVMEGSSIGRLTAEYMPAVTTERGDFTTSSDRLRFRFSGEIQQPKETAFIKILTSDGSELYRMDVSNKSADISYRGRILDFGFPVHLLYNMKGSGYRFVFEEGVAKGVAKCGLQSEPIEWELSQLDVQPGKRKPPSSISAPKDRAAFPVCFSSSMTIYVSKKIVGEIDPNRMHLIDPSCRGELHNETHYVIGTGYGMCGTTFEIRNDKQDGSHKTMGNIVYLPSAPYTNGSIITREHNIEIHVNCTISSERLTHVEFDPDVKTLIYYESGYGHFNFSLKMFRNQEFKKYFKLDDFPIDVNLKQRLYFEARTWSQPGTELMLDSCRATPTANPFDEHQYTFIRDGCEVDDTVKMHPIRFSQRKRFSIDAFAFLGHYMENSVFVHCDMRLCNLLDPNSRCAHSCAPISKRSRRDVIGEGTSTSAYQETDGPIRIVASPEDFIETSSVFNVNADLIQTTMIGVAILLIIVLMVLHLRGITCRKPKDQINSPHYI, from the exons ATGTGGTGGAGGAATTCTGAGTTTATTTTTGCTATCGGCAGCTTTTGTATTCTATTTTCTGTTGTATTCGGCAAACATTACAGAGGAGGAACTATTTATTGGAGTGCCGTGGATGATAATCCAGACCAG GTTAAAATCACGTACAGATTGGGATTCAAACTCAACCACATCGAACCTGGCCACGATGACTGCACTGTGGACTCAAAAGCAAGCGGTGAATTATTACAAACCACTGGTATCCTCAAATGTGATGAGTGTGATGCTGATGGAAGTGACCAAAAAATCTCGGATTTAGAGTATCAATGTACCGATTACGACTATGCTGGTCAATGGGCTAGTGGAGTGAATACAATCATATATGATGCACCAAGGACGCGCTTTAATGTCAG TTACGAGAACTGCTGCTGGATAGCGCTAGTTAGTCATGATCAAGGCTCTGGAAGAGGATGGAAACTAACCTCAGCTATCGATCTCCAAAGACGCCCTGATACAGGCCGCATAAATTCATCTCCTATTTCTGAGGCTTTACCTATACAAATGATGGAGAAAGGGTGCCAATATGCTCTTCAAATACCAG TGATTGATCCTGATAATGATGTAGTACGGTGCCGATGGCCCGATGACGAGCATGATGAATGTAACAAAGCTAACGATGGAGTGTGTGGGGAAACACCAAAAGCTAGACTTAATAAG AACCAATGCACCTTAAAATTCAACACAAAAAAGATGGATGTCGGTTGGCACGCAGTTAACCTAATCATTGAAGATTTTGTCAACGAGAACTCGACCACTCCTCTCAGTAAAGTGTCCCTTCAATTTCTTCTTAATGTACTGGACACAGCTACCTGTAACAAGCCAGAGGTTGTATCCCCGCCTGGTGGACTCTGTAGGACCATACCTGCCGAATCTGAATTCAATTTCCCGCTTGTTGTTAAGGTTACACCGGGCAGACG TGTCAattcatttacaactttgaaaccACAAGGCATGAGAGCATCAGAAGTCCGTCAACTACCAGGAACCTACAACCAATTCTACACAATCCTATCATGGACTCCGACAGTGGCCCAAATCGGAAAGCATACCCTCTGTTTCCAAGCTACTGATAATTACAA CTCACCGACAGACATGACATGTATGCATCTGAACGTAATGG AGGGTTCATCAATCGGAAGACTGACCGCTGAGTATATGCCTGCCGTAACAACGGAGAGAGGGGATTTTACTACCAGCTCAGATAGGCTGCGATTCAGATTCAGCGGAGag ATCCAACAACCGAAAGAAACAGCATTCATCAAAATCCTAACTTCAGACGGATCCGAGCTATACAGAATGGACGTATCTAACAAATCAGCCGATATATCATACAGAGGCAGAATCCTTGATTTTGGATTTCCAGTTCATTTGCTATACAACATGAAAGGGTCTGGTTATCGGTTTGTCTTCGAGGAAGGTGTAGCCAAAGGAGTAGCGAAATGCGGTCTGCAATCAGAACCTATTGAATGGGAACTCAGTCAATTGG ACGTGCAACCTGGTAAACGTAAACCTCCAAGCAGCATCTCAGCACCCAAGGATAGAGCCGCTTTTCCAGTATGCTTCTCCAGTTCTATGACCATCTATGTATCGAAGAAGATCGTCGGAGAGATCGATCCAAATCGAATGCATCTAATCGATCCATCTTGCAGAGGAGAACTCCATAATGAGACACACTATGTGATTGGAACCGGGTATGGAATGTGTGGAACTACTTTCGAG ATAAGAAATGATAAGCAAGATGGCAGTCACAAAACTATGGGCAATATCGTATACCTTCCATCAGCACCATACACCAATGGCAGCATCATAACCAGAGAGCACAACATCGAAATACACGTCAATTGTACCATATCATCCGAACGTCTCACGCACGTTGAGTTTGACCCGGATGTTAAAACCCTAATCTATTACGAATCTGGATATGGACACTTTAATTTCTCATTGAAAATGTTCAGAAATCAAGAGTTTAAGAAATATTTCAAGCTTGATGATTTTCCCATTGATGTCAATCTTAAGCAAAGGCTGTACTTCGAAGCTCGCACATGGTCACAACCAGGAACTGAATTGATGTTGGATTCTTGTAGAGCGACCCCTACGGCAAACCCATTCGATGAGCACCAATACACATTCATCAGAGATGG ATGCGAGGTTGATGATACCGTTAAGATGCATCCTATCCGATTTTCACAAAGGAAACGCTTTTCAATTGATGCTTTCGCCTTTCTGGGACATTACATGGAAAATTCG gttttcgtaCATTGTGACATGCGTCTCTGTAACCTATTAGACCCCAATTCAAGATGCGCACATTCATGTGCACCAATCAGCAAAAGAAGTCGACGTGACGTCATTGGTGAGGGAACATCGACATCAGCATATCAAGAAACAGACGGACCAATCAGAATAGTGGCATCACCAGAAG